The following proteins come from a genomic window of Labrus bergylta unplaced genomic scaffold, fLabBer1.1 SCAFFOLD_143, whole genome shotgun sequence:
- the nicn1 gene encoding nicolin-1 isoform X5 has translation MSGSSDEIKPVSCTIKPPIYLHIGDTKTDPAHSGVCVVDVTLPFGKPVNVEEITFKNYYTAYLTVRLLRRGPGQEAPAKWFTALRDLPLMDNPHTERGSQDYYSVHRTQDPEKEVSDWLSDLTLGDQHPDLEGLPDPHTVSSSLQQMWALTEVMQSNQTTSSIGRFDVDGCYDIDLLSFT, from the exons ATGAGCGGGAGCAGTGATGAGATCAAACCAGTCAGCTGCACCATCAAACCCCCCATCTACCTGCACATcggagacacaaagacagacccCGCCCACTCCGGCGTCTGTGTGGTCGACGTCACCCTGCCCTTTGGAAAGCCCGTCAAC gtggagGAGATCACCTTTAAGAACTACTACACTGCCTACCTGACTGTGCGCCTGCTGAGGAGGGGCCCCGGGCAGGAGGCCCCCGCTAAGTGGTTCACGGCCCTCAGAGACCTGCCCCTCATGGACAACCCCCATACGGAAAGGGGGTCCCAGGACTACTACTCTGTCCACAGGACGCAG GACCCAGAGAAGGaggtctctgattggctgtcagaCCTGACCCTGGGTGACCAACATCCTGATCTGGAG GGCCTCCCCGACCCTCACACCGTGTCCTCCAGTCTGCAGCAGATGTGGGCTCTGACCGAAGTGATGCAGAGCAACCAGACCACATCGTCCATCGGACGCTTTGAC gtgGACGGATGTTACGACATCGACCTGCTCTCGTTCACGTAG
- the nicn1 gene encoding nicolin-1 isoform X4 has product MSGSSDEIKPVSCTIKPPIYLHIGDTKTDPAHSGVCVVDVTLPFGKPVNVEEITFKNYYTAYLTVRLLRRGPGQEAPAKWFTALRDLPLMDNPHTERGSQDYYSVHRTQDPEKEVSDWLSDLTLGDQHPDLEQGLPDPHTVSSSLQQMWALTEVMQSNQTTSSIGRFDVDGCYDIDLLSFT; this is encoded by the exons ATGAGCGGGAGCAGTGATGAGATCAAACCAGTCAGCTGCACCATCAAACCCCCCATCTACCTGCACATcggagacacaaagacagacccCGCCCACTCCGGCGTCTGTGTGGTCGACGTCACCCTGCCCTTTGGAAAGCCCGTCAAC gtggagGAGATCACCTTTAAGAACTACTACACTGCCTACCTGACTGTGCGCCTGCTGAGGAGGGGCCCCGGGCAGGAGGCCCCCGCTAAGTGGTTCACGGCCCTCAGAGACCTGCCCCTCATGGACAACCCCCATACGGAAAGGGGGTCCCAGGACTACTACTCTGTCCACAGGACGCAG GACCCAGAGAAGGaggtctctgattggctgtcagaCCTGACCCTGGGTGACCAACATCCTGATCTGGAG CAGGGCCTCCCCGACCCTCACACCGTGTCCTCCAGTCTGCAGCAGATGTGGGCTCTGACCGAAGTGATGCAGAGCAACCAGACCACATCGTCCATCGGACGCTTTGAC gtgGACGGATGTTACGACATCGACCTGCTCTCGTTCACGTAG
- the nicn1 gene encoding nicolin-1 isoform X2, producing MSGSSDEIKPVSCTIKPPIYLHIGDTKTDPAHSGVCVVDVTLPFGKPVNVEEITFKNYYTAYLTVRLLRRGPGQEAPAKWFTALRDLPLMDNPHTERGSQDYYSVHRTQMQVDPDQVLSVRLILRQPSSAWLAFSLEEIRIFPHTEPDPEKEVSDWLSDLTLGDQHPDLEGLPDPHTVSSSLQQMWALTEVMQSNQTTSSIGRFDVDGCYDIDLLSFT from the exons ATGAGCGGGAGCAGTGATGAGATCAAACCAGTCAGCTGCACCATCAAACCCCCCATCTACCTGCACATcggagacacaaagacagacccCGCCCACTCCGGCGTCTGTGTGGTCGACGTCACCCTGCCCTTTGGAAAGCCCGTCAAC gtggagGAGATCACCTTTAAGAACTACTACACTGCCTACCTGACTGTGCGCCTGCTGAGGAGGGGCCCCGGGCAGGAGGCCCCCGCTAAGTGGTTCACGGCCCTCAGAGACCTGCCCCTCATGGACAACCCCCATACGGAAAGGGGGTCCCAGGACTACTACTCTGTCCACAGGACGCAG ATGCAGGTGGATCCGGATCAGGTGCTGTCAGTGAGACTGATCCTCAGACAGCCGTCCTCCGCCTGGCTCGCCTTCAGTCTGGAGGAGATCAGGATCTTTCCTCACACGGAGCCG GACCCAGAGAAGGaggtctctgattggctgtcagaCCTGACCCTGGGTGACCAACATCCTGATCTGGAG GGCCTCCCCGACCCTCACACCGTGTCCTCCAGTCTGCAGCAGATGTGGGCTCTGACCGAAGTGATGCAGAGCAACCAGACCACATCGTCCATCGGACGCTTTGAC gtgGACGGATGTTACGACATCGACCTGCTCTCGTTCACGTAG
- the nicn1 gene encoding nicolin-1 isoform X3: MSGSSDEIKPVSCTIKPPIYLHIGDTKTDPAHSGVCVVDVTLPFGKPVNVEEITFKNYYTAYLTVRLLRRGPGQEAPAKWFTALRDLPLMDNPHTERGSQDYYSVHRTQVDPDQVLSVRLILRQPSSAWLAFSLEEIRIFPHTEPDPEKEVSDWLSDLTLGDQHPDLEQGLPDPHTVSSSLQQMWALTEVMQSNQTTSSIGRFDVDGCYDIDLLSFT, translated from the exons ATGAGCGGGAGCAGTGATGAGATCAAACCAGTCAGCTGCACCATCAAACCCCCCATCTACCTGCACATcggagacacaaagacagacccCGCCCACTCCGGCGTCTGTGTGGTCGACGTCACCCTGCCCTTTGGAAAGCCCGTCAAC gtggagGAGATCACCTTTAAGAACTACTACACTGCCTACCTGACTGTGCGCCTGCTGAGGAGGGGCCCCGGGCAGGAGGCCCCCGCTAAGTGGTTCACGGCCCTCAGAGACCTGCCCCTCATGGACAACCCCCATACGGAAAGGGGGTCCCAGGACTACTACTCTGTCCACAGGACGCAG GTGGATCCGGATCAGGTGCTGTCAGTGAGACTGATCCTCAGACAGCCGTCCTCCGCCTGGCTCGCCTTCAGTCTGGAGGAGATCAGGATCTTTCCTCACACGGAGCCG GACCCAGAGAAGGaggtctctgattggctgtcagaCCTGACCCTGGGTGACCAACATCCTGATCTGGAG CAGGGCCTCCCCGACCCTCACACCGTGTCCTCCAGTCTGCAGCAGATGTGGGCTCTGACCGAAGTGATGCAGAGCAACCAGACCACATCGTCCATCGGACGCTTTGAC gtgGACGGATGTTACGACATCGACCTGCTCTCGTTCACGTAG
- the nicn1 gene encoding nicolin-1 isoform X1: MSGSSDEIKPVSCTIKPPIYLHIGDTKTDPAHSGVCVVDVTLPFGKPVNVEEITFKNYYTAYLTVRLLRRGPGQEAPAKWFTALRDLPLMDNPHTERGSQDYYSVHRTQMQVDPDQVLSVRLILRQPSSAWLAFSLEEIRIFPHTEPDPEKEVSDWLSDLTLGDQHPDLEQGLPDPHTVSSSLQQMWALTEVMQSNQTTSSIGRFDVDGCYDIDLLSFT; the protein is encoded by the exons ATGAGCGGGAGCAGTGATGAGATCAAACCAGTCAGCTGCACCATCAAACCCCCCATCTACCTGCACATcggagacacaaagacagacccCGCCCACTCCGGCGTCTGTGTGGTCGACGTCACCCTGCCCTTTGGAAAGCCCGTCAAC gtggagGAGATCACCTTTAAGAACTACTACACTGCCTACCTGACTGTGCGCCTGCTGAGGAGGGGCCCCGGGCAGGAGGCCCCCGCTAAGTGGTTCACGGCCCTCAGAGACCTGCCCCTCATGGACAACCCCCATACGGAAAGGGGGTCCCAGGACTACTACTCTGTCCACAGGACGCAG ATGCAGGTGGATCCGGATCAGGTGCTGTCAGTGAGACTGATCCTCAGACAGCCGTCCTCCGCCTGGCTCGCCTTCAGTCTGGAGGAGATCAGGATCTTTCCTCACACGGAGCCG GACCCAGAGAAGGaggtctctgattggctgtcagaCCTGACCCTGGGTGACCAACATCCTGATCTGGAG CAGGGCCTCCCCGACCCTCACACCGTGTCCTCCAGTCTGCAGCAGATGTGGGCTCTGACCGAAGTGATGCAGAGCAACCAGACCACATCGTCCATCGGACGCTTTGAC gtgGACGGATGTTACGACATCGACCTGCTCTCGTTCACGTAG